From a single Rhinolophus ferrumequinum isolate MPI-CBG mRhiFer1 chromosome 15, mRhiFer1_v1.p, whole genome shotgun sequence genomic region:
- the ZNF416 gene encoding zinc finger protein 416, producing the protein MAATALRGPVQIPKTTEALMDCTQDCVTFDDVAVFFSQEEWWLLDEAQKHLYLNVMLENLALISSLVCWHAVENEETLPEQSVSVQALSQVRTPKAGPSTQKIHPCEKCVPILKDILHLADLPGQIPYLLGARANIHQLHFSTEKRDVDSASFIKSCIFHVSGNPFTCRKVGKEFPATLGLLQYQVIPNSEKPNKISKCGEPFHVGKCPLKLHECGKASSHKHSLVYHPRVSTRKRVYESGKYGKAFCCKYSVVQLQRVHTGERPYECSECQKSFRQRATLIIHQRIHTGERPYKCGECGKSFSQCSNLIEHCRIHSGERPYECEVCGKAFGCKSNLVRHQRTHTGEKPYECNKCGKFFRQSFTLVQHQRIHTTARPYGCVQCGKAFNQRATLIRHQRVHTNERLYECRECGKAFGSKSKLDRHNRSHTGERPYKCTECGKSFRQSYSLVEHQRIHSRARPYECDQCGKSFSRRAVFTKHQRIHTGERPYKCGECGKSFSRSTSLIQHYSIHTGARPYACGQCGKSFRQKSVLIQHQVVHTGERPYECSKCNKSFSQRSSLNLHRKFHTTERPRECKKYGKPFTPTSNVV; encoded by the exons ATGGCGGCGACCGCGCTGAGGGGCCCAGTTCAG atTCCCAAGACTACAGAAGCACTTATGGACTGTACCCAG GACTGTGTGACCTTTGATGATGTGGCTGTGTTCTTCTCGCAAGAGGAGTGGTGGCTCCTTGATGAGGCTCAGAAGCACCTGTACCTCAATGTGATGCTGGAAAACTTGGCACTTATATCCTCGCTGG tttGTTGGCATGCAGTGGAGAATGAAGAGACACTGCCTGAGCAGAGTGTTTCTGTACAAGCTTTGTCACAGGTCAGGACTCCAAAGGCAGGTCCATCCACCCAGAAGATTCACCCCTGTGAGAAGTGTGTCCCCATCCTGAAAGACATTTTGCACCTGGCTGATCTACCTGGGCAGATACCATACTTGCTTGGTGCACGTGCAAACATACACCAGCTTCATTTCAGTACAGAGAAGAGGGACGTGGACAGTGCATCGTTTATAAAGAGCTGCATATTTCATGTGTCCGGGAATCCATTCACCTGTAGGAAAGTTGGAAAGGAGTTCCCTGCCACATTGGGCCTTCTCCAGTACCAGGTCATTCCCAACAGTGAGAAGCCAAACAAAATCTCCAAGTGTGGGGAGCCTTTTCATGTTGGAAAATGTCCTTTAAAGTTgcatgaatgtgggaaagcctccAGCCACAAACACAGTCTTGTTTACCACCCAAGAGTCTCCACTAGAAAAAGGGTCTATGAGTCTGGCAAATATGGGAAAGCCTTCTGCTGTAAATATTCAGTTGTTCAGCTCCAGAGAGTCCACACTGGAGAAAGGCCTTATGAGTGCAGTGAATGTCAAAAATCTTTTAGGCAAAGAGCCACCCTCATTAtacaccagagaattcacactggagaaaggccTTATAAGTGTGGCGAATGTGGGAAATCCTTTAGTCAATGCTCCAACCTTATTGAACACTGCAGAATTCATAGTGGAGAAAGACCTTATGAGTGTGAGGTGTGTGGGAAAGCTTTTGGGTGCAAATCCAATCTTGTTCGGCACCAGAgaactcacactggagaaaagccTTATGAGTGCAACAAATGTGGGAAATTCTTTAGACAAAGCTTCACCCTCGttcaacatcagagaattcacaccaCAGCAAGGCCTTATGGGTGTGTccagtgtgggaaagcctttaacCAAAGAGCCACTCTCATTAGACACCAGAGAGTTCACACTAATGAAAGGCTTTATGAATGcagggaatgtgggaaagcctttggATCCAAATCTAAACTTGATCGTCATAACAGAAGTCACACTGGAGAAAGGCCTTACAAGTGCACTGAATGTGGGAAATCTTTCAGACAAAGCTACAGCCTCGTTGAGCACCAGCGAATTCACAGTAGAGCAAGGCCTTATGAGTGTGACCAGTGTGGGAAGTCCTTTAGCAGAAGAGCCGTCTTTACTaagcatcagagaattcacactggagaaaggccATATAAGTGTGGTGAATGTGGGAAATCCTTCAGTCGAAGCACTAGCCTTATTCAGCACTACAGTATTCACACTGGAGCAAGGCCTTATGCGTGTGGCCAGTGTGGAAAATCCTTTAGGCAAAAGTCTGTCCTCATTCAACACCAGGTAGTTCACACGGGAGAAAGGCCATATGAATGCAGCAAATGTAACAAATCCTTTAGCCAACGCTCAAGCCTCAATCTCCACCGAAAATTTCACACCACAGAGAGGCCCCGTGAATGCAAGAAATATGGGAAACCCTTCACTCCAACATCTAATGTTGTTTAA